One part of the Thermococcus litoralis DSM 5473 genome encodes these proteins:
- a CDS encoding peptidase associated/transthyretin-like domain-containing protein codes for MRKALSLVLGLLVLLTVFSNTVKAENIYLEHFDGSFSFSRTSVDAYLYYDQISFPSPIRAELIEFYLVQFDVPSEGWQYIYIVGEDGYKYGIRTWAGSSNTIEIQNRTSDLKSYSTLATLTAPAEGSKVLFRLEWDNNVGAYIASIYVEENGSFTLFDQAQTSLTTKLSAIGWGIGGNNKDLNPAYSVSNSILTYTSGAAWHIEVDYVKIAVNDYNVLFNLKDALTGQGLTGVTVKEGNTTLGTISDGESLTLSRGTHNLTFEKSGYWSVTKTIDVQSDMSVSIEMYPSDTAFKFLNFPSDIQVYENTIYELTFTISPITTDATYNTYLSISGLNNLLEVKKAGQAISPESGKYYLGDISSPVQVSIKFKAGAVGQHGFTLSVESHDAIMSKTYTTTKSVTYTVEPLPFSVQVPSEWQVGTNTLRISESSGQSYLITAVLKDSSGNEVWSDSHAFSPYEAYSFSVNVPSEGSYTLELQWNGQVATYDVIVNPAITLTTKTLTVQKGGEGTIVLHFKNPSSDVQYYTIKVSGGFLPSEINQSISVGPLTEKDVSISFAVPEELTYDAYELQVQVLQGNTTVFSDKVAVSISDSGGFTLFGGSSSGNTWLWLGVGGLGLLALVGLARRR; via the coding sequence ATGAGAAAGGCGTTAAGCTTAGTTTTGGGTTTGTTGGTGCTTTTAACGGTGTTCAGTAATACAGTAAAGGCGGAGAATATTTATTTAGAACATTTTGATGGAAGTTTTTCATTTTCAAGAACAAGCGTAGATGCATATCTTTATTATGATCAAATATCCTTTCCCTCACCAATACGAGCTGAGCTAATAGAGTTCTATTTAGTGCAATTTGATGTTCCATCGGAAGGCTGGCAATATATCTATATTGTGGGTGAGGACGGTTACAAATACGGTATACGCACTTGGGCAGGTAGTAGTAATACAATAGAAATACAGAACAGGACTTCAGATCTTAAATCTTACTCAACACTTGCAACGCTTACAGCACCCGCTGAGGGGTCAAAGGTATTGTTCAGGTTGGAGTGGGATAATAATGTAGGTGCTTATATTGCGTCAATATACGTAGAAGAGAATGGATCATTTACACTATTCGACCAAGCGCAGACATCATTAACGACAAAATTAAGCGCAATAGGGTGGGGTATTGGTGGAAATAACAAAGATTTAAACCCCGCTTATTCGGTGAGTAACTCAATATTAACGTATACTTCGGGTGCGGCGTGGCATATAGAGGTGGATTATGTTAAAATTGCTGTAAATGACTATAATGTGTTGTTTAACTTAAAAGATGCATTAACGGGTCAAGGACTAACGGGCGTAACGGTTAAAGAAGGTAACACAACTTTAGGCACTATAAGTGACGGTGAGAGCTTAACACTTAGCAGAGGAACACACAACTTAACTTTTGAAAAAAGCGGTTATTGGAGTGTTACAAAAACGATAGATGTTCAAAGTGATATGAGCGTTAGCATTGAAATGTATCCATCCGACACAGCGTTTAAGTTCTTAAACTTCCCAAGCGACATCCAAGTTTATGAGAACACTATCTACGAGCTAACCTTCACAATAAGCCCAATCACCACAGACGCAACTTATAACACTTATTTGAGCATTTCAGGATTAAACAATCTCCTTGAAGTTAAAAAAGCTGGCCAAGCTATTTCTCCAGAATCGGGTAAATACTACCTCGGCGACATCTCTTCGCCTGTCCAGGTCAGCATCAAGTTCAAGGCGGGCGCGGTCGGCCAGCACGGGTTCACTCTGAGCGTTGAGAGCCACGACGCCATCATGTCAAAGACCTACACGACCACAAAGAGCGTCACATACACCGTCGAGCCGCTCCCGTTTTCGGTTCAGGTGCCGAGTGAGTGGCAGGTCGGCACGAACACTCTGAGGATTTCCGAAAGCTCCGGCCAGAGCTACCTCATCACTGCGGTTCTGAAAGACTCAAGCGGAAACGAGGTCTGGAGCGATTCACACGCCTTCAGCCCCTACGAGGCGTACTCCTTCAGCGTCAATGTGCCCTCCGAGGGTTCATACACCTTAGAGCTGCAATGGAACGGCCAGGTCGCGACCTATGACGTTATCGTGAATCCTGCCATCACGCTCACCACGAAGACTTTGACTGTGCAGAAGGGCGGAGAGGGCACGATTGTCCTCCACTTCAAGAACCCATCGAGCGATGTTCAGTACTACACTATCAAGGTCTCGGGCGGCTTCCTGCCTTCTGAGATCAACCAGAGCATCAGCGTCGGCCCTCTCACTGAAAAAGATGTCTCAATATCCTTCGCCGTGCCCGAGGAGCTGACCTATGACGCCTACGAGCTACAAGTTCAGGTTCTCCAGGGCAACACTACCGTATTCTCCGACAAGGTTGCAGTCAGCATCTCTGACAGCGGAGGATTCACACTCTTCGGCGGCAGCTCAAGTGGGAACACCTGGCTCTGGCTCGGTGTTGGCGGGCTTGGGCTTCTCGCTTTAGTTGGACTTGCCAGGAGGAGGTGA
- a CDS encoding class III signal peptide-containing protein, translating to MKRRAQGALEYLFMIAAALIIIFLAVRYLTRTSSTATDLGNSTLENITQELENAGF from the coding sequence ATGAAAAGAAGGGCTCAAGGCGCTTTGGAATACTTGTTTATGATTGCAGCAGCGCTCATCATAATCTTTCTTGCAGTACGTTATTTAACAAGAACAAGCTCGACAGCGACTGATTTGGGCAATTCAACGCTTGAGAACATCACTCAAGAGCTTGAGAATGCCGGATTTTGA
- a CDS encoding PH domain-containing protein, with the protein MRKVLYTIKKKFSLEAKPKWLVITDRRIMYIDEKILGRYELTAIPYEKLEQVYVKVGKLYSEFLIKKEDGNEIRLQRMDKEEARKAIESIRDALNEIAVEPVSIERKKHLMSEE; encoded by the coding sequence ATGAGAAAAGTCTTGTATACTATAAAAAAGAAGTTCAGCCTGGAGGCCAAACCAAAATGGCTTGTTATCACAGACAGGAGAATAATGTATATCGATGAGAAAATCTTGGGGAGATATGAACTAACGGCCATCCCATATGAAAAGTTAGAGCAAGTGTACGTTAAAGTGGGCAAGCTGTATTCCGAGTTTCTGATTAAAAAGGAAGATGGTAATGAGATTAGATTGCAGAGGATGGATAAGGAAGAAGCGAGAAAAGCTATAGAATCGATAAGGGATGCATTAAACGAAATTGCAGTTGAACCAGTCTCAATCGAAAGGAAAAAGCATTTGATGAGCGAAGAGTAG
- a CDS encoding integrase, translating to MNPGHRLGRALNLNELWNLHQKPFSEWLSGQVSNSTAKDYLSVLNRFFGRYKISSFEDLRKALNAENYKSNLAKALRNFVRYLYLHDVISFELYEKFKAIIKIKKAGASRTFITDEELREAYGYFKKHGRREELILFKLLVFSGLRLTHVIKVLNEFDGKKLTVLGNIAKYELFTHEGTKLAYYAYMPKELAEELFKSDYSYDMAKKYLRYGRVTAKSIRKWFATFLIKRNVPPSVINYIQGRVPQKVLDAYYAELENLADEAYSKVVEDLKKVLEGGP from the coding sequence TTGAACCCGGGTCACCGGCTTGGAAGAGCGTTAAATCTCAATGAACTGTGGAATCTTCATCAAAAGCCTTTCTCAGAATGGCTCTCTGGTCAAGTGAGCAACTCAACAGCGAAAGACTACTTAAGCGTGCTCAATCGTTTCTTTGGTCGCTATAAGATTAGCTCATTTGAGGATCTCAGAAAGGCATTAAATGCTGAAAACTACAAGAGTAACCTTGCGAAAGCGCTCAGGAATTTCGTTAGGTATCTATATCTGCATGACGTAATCAGCTTTGAGCTTTATGAGAAGTTTAAGGCAATCATCAAGATAAAGAAAGCGGGAGCTTCAAGAACGTTCATAACTGATGAGGAACTGAGGGAAGCATATGGCTATTTCAAGAAACACGGAAGAAGAGAGGAGTTGATTCTTTTCAAGCTCTTGGTTTTCAGCGGGTTAAGGTTGACTCATGTGATTAAGGTTCTCAATGAGTTTGATGGGAAAAAGCTGACAGTTCTCGGAAACATAGCGAAGTATGAGCTTTTTACTCATGAAGGAACTAAGCTTGCTTACTATGCGTACATGCCTAAAGAGCTTGCTGAGGAGCTCTTCAAGTCAGATTACAGCTATGACATGGCTAAGAAGTATTTGAGGTATGGCAGAGTTACGGCGAAGAGCATTCGTAAGTGGTTCGCAACGTTCCTAATCAAGCGGAATGTTCCTCCATCAGTCATTAACTATATTCAAGGCAGGGTTCCGCAAAAGGTTCTTGATGCCTATTATGCTGAATTGGAAAATCTTGCGGATGAGGCTTACTCGAAAGTTGTTGAGGATTTAAAGAAGGTGCTGGAGGGAGGGCCTTGA
- a CDS encoding PKD domain-containing protein, producing MRFHKGGTLVLLALVLFSTWLLTPTVPKVYAGDADLISGLGGRVIKDEEIIIGDRGDKILSYENETGNLLYSFKKDYEMWDEIAAGDVNGDGKDEIIHADRSSDKIYIFDRNGNELARRGGEVEAGDDIACGDVNGDGKEEIVFADRDDWIKIYDQHFNELSKFRIDFSDEDNIAVGDIDGDGVAEIFWADHDKNMITIYDMYGNSLGGFSTKEDYSFDFSNRDEMAVGDVNLDGMGELVIASRDSDNYGQRAGIYVFKFEKEGGQYKQREISYFRIGFSKGDRLAVGDVNRDGVDEIVWASQSGRIKVYDMGGSLLNGPDGFKAHFEHGAGLAVGDVDGNSITVGEPIHSTMSVTNKVIAVINSPPVDFDVINKTGIFYATYMTKNTQTMEVSVKAVTDMALSVGLSGKISSGVASAEFNLGVKVSQKFEATRGKGHIISDTHTITADMADAILTVSTDYDIYEFPIISPPELAVIDGEHQYILVTVPKGKPHIHLSNYNSSVHTIGDINSYPTRAEELPNYELSNELFKYTIEVGKVTGGKKFSMSDFNWRETKNTFSLSVSAGFKQSTNALFGSYTLSVQGNYGRSKITTHKVSISNETELQIEYKGRITDKNKWYNATAVAYLDSEDGHLVLDFYVPSKGNYYAIRELSPLGFQYAVLQNSITSGLPPSSLFNLNPSIALLVSALSSIGCSVQVEPEEGKVPFDALVQTSASGGGGVKQWRLDFGDGTVLENTGEMQSNYTHRYSEPGDYVVSLYVEGVWGANNTCTQSVTVLPNKEPTAMFTNSPELPKAGEDVSFSDSSSDEDGSIVSWSWDFGDGSTSTERNPKHTYSDPGTYTVILTIEDDGGMKASYSKQITVSPANVLPTADFTFLPKEPKAGEEINFVDKSYDSDGSIVSWSWDFGDGSTSEDAEPVHVFTEAGNYTVTLTVRDDKGGEDVKRFTITVKEAQAPTPTETTTTSTPSETTTSSSPSPASSTSETTSSSPSPSTTSSSTTQETSSTPSTQTQTSSAAGGTCGVGLLAILSLVPLLLRRRR from the coding sequence ATGCGTTTCCACAAAGGGGGCACTCTTGTTTTGTTGGCTTTAGTTTTATTTTCTACCTGGTTACTCACCCCAACTGTTCCCAAAGTCTATGCAGGAGACGCAGACCTCATAAGTGGACTCGGCGGGAGGGTCATAAAGGACGAGGAGATCATCATTGGAGATAGGGGAGACAAGATATTGAGCTATGAAAACGAAACAGGAAATCTTCTCTACAGTTTTAAAAAGGATTACGAGATGTGGGATGAGATAGCGGCTGGAGACGTTAACGGAGACGGGAAGGACGAGATAATACATGCGGACAGAAGCTCGGACAAGATCTATATATTCGACCGCAATGGGAACGAACTTGCCAGGCGTGGGGGAGAAGTTGAAGCCGGTGATGATATTGCATGCGGAGACGTTAACGGAGACGGGAAGGAGGAGATAGTGTTCGCAGACAGGGACGACTGGATAAAGATATATGACCAGCATTTCAACGAGCTCAGCAAATTTAGAATAGACTTCTCCGATGAAGACAACATAGCGGTGGGGGACATAGACGGCGATGGAGTGGCGGAGATATTCTGGGCGGATCACGACAAAAACATGATCACCATCTACGATATGTATGGAAATTCACTTGGAGGATTCTCCACAAAGGAGGACTATAGCTTTGACTTCAGCAATAGGGATGAAATGGCAGTTGGGGACGTAAACCTCGACGGCATGGGCGAACTCGTGATCGCGAGCAGAGACTCCGACAACTACGGACAGAGAGCGGGCATATACGTATTCAAGTTCGAAAAGGAAGGAGGACAGTACAAACAGAGGGAAATCTCCTACTTCCGCATTGGTTTCTCCAAGGGCGACAGATTGGCCGTTGGAGACGTCAACAGGGACGGCGTTGATGAGATAGTGTGGGCCTCCCAATCCGGCAGGATAAAAGTGTACGATATGGGGGGCAGTTTACTCAACGGTCCGGACGGATTCAAGGCCCACTTCGAGCATGGTGCCGGCCTGGCAGTGGGAGATGTGGATGGAAACTCCATCACGGTGGGAGAACCAATCCACAGCACGATGAGCGTAACAAACAAGGTAATAGCCGTCATCAACTCGCCGCCCGTGGATTTTGACGTAATAAACAAAACAGGCATCTTCTACGCCACGTACATGACAAAGAATACACAGACTATGGAGGTGTCTGTGAAGGCCGTCACCGACATGGCACTGTCCGTTGGTCTTTCGGGAAAAATAAGCTCCGGGGTGGCAAGTGCTGAGTTCAACCTGGGAGTCAAGGTCTCTCAGAAGTTTGAGGCCACCAGAGGAAAGGGTCACATTATAAGTGACACGCACACAATAACCGCAGACATGGCGGATGCCATTTTAACAGTCAGCACAGACTACGATATTTACGAGTTCCCGATCATAAGCCCGCCTGAGCTCGCAGTGATAGATGGTGAACACCAGTACATACTCGTCACGGTTCCAAAGGGAAAGCCCCACATTCATTTGAGTAACTACAACTCGAGCGTTCACACCATAGGGGACATAAATTCGTATCCAACCAGGGCAGAGGAGCTGCCCAACTATGAACTCTCTAACGAGCTCTTCAAATACACAATTGAGGTAGGAAAGGTAACCGGTGGCAAAAAGTTCTCTATGAGTGACTTCAACTGGCGCGAGACGAAGAATACCTTTAGCCTCTCGGTTTCTGCTGGGTTTAAGCAATCTACTAATGCCTTATTTGGCTCCTATACACTTAGTGTCCAGGGGAATTACGGAAGGAGCAAGATAACCACCCACAAAGTCTCGATAAGCAACGAGACTGAATTGCAGATAGAGTACAAGGGAAGGATCACCGACAAAAACAAATGGTATAATGCAACCGCTGTTGCATACCTCGACAGTGAGGATGGACACTTAGTCCTCGACTTCTACGTGCCAAGCAAGGGGAATTATTACGCAATAAGAGAACTAAGTCCCCTTGGATTTCAGTACGCCGTGCTTCAGAATTCCATCACATCGGGACTGCCGCCCAGCAGTCTCTTCAACTTAAACCCAAGCATTGCGTTATTGGTCTCAGCACTCTCCTCCATTGGATGTAGCGTCCAGGTAGAACCTGAGGAAGGCAAAGTGCCATTCGATGCCCTCGTCCAGACTTCCGCTTCGGGAGGCGGGGGTGTTAAACAGTGGCGCCTTGATTTTGGTGACGGCACGGTACTCGAGAACACCGGGGAGATGCAAAGCAACTATACCCACAGGTATTCTGAGCCCGGGGATTATGTGGTCAGTCTCTATGTAGAAGGCGTATGGGGAGCCAATAATACATGCACCCAAAGCGTAACTGTTCTCCCGAACAAAGAACCAACGGCCATGTTTACCAACTCCCCAGAACTTCCAAAAGCCGGAGAAGATGTGAGCTTTAGCGACTCTTCAAGTGACGAAGATGGAAGCATTGTGAGCTGGAGCTGGGACTTTGGAGATGGCTCGACTTCAACGGAAAGAAATCCCAAGCACACTTACTCCGATCCGGGCACATATACGGTAATACTCACAATCGAAGATGACGGGGGTATGAAAGCAAGCTACTCCAAGCAGATAACGGTTTCTCCGGCGAACGTCCTTCCCACAGCCGACTTCACGTTCCTCCCCAAGGAACCGAAGGCCGGGGAGGAAATAAACTTTGTTGACAAATCCTATGATAGTGATGGAAGTATTGTAAGCTGGAGCTGGGATTTTGGTGATGGCTCGACATCGGAGGATGCAGAACCAGTTCATGTTTTCACAGAAGCCGGCAACTACACGGTAACGCTGACTGTAAGAGACGATAAAGGCGGAGAGGATGTGAAGAGGTTCACAATTACGGTGAAAGAGGCTCAAGCTCCCACACCCACGGAAACGACGACAACCTCTACTCCGAGTGAGACCACGACTTCGAGCTCTCCTTCTCCAGCCTCATCTACTTCTGAGACCACATCAAGCTCACCATCTCCATCTACAACTTCTTCCTCAACTACCCAAGAAACTTCAAGCACTCCATCAACACAAACCCAAACGTCAAGTGCAGCCGGGGGAACATGTGGTGTAGGATTACTTGCAATATTATCTCTTGTTCCCCTGCTTTTGAGGAGAAGAAGGTAA
- a CDS encoding BtpA/SgcQ family protein: protein MNFKEKPLIGMVHLKPLPGSYLYQNDLDEVINHALREAKKLERAGFDAVMIENFNDVPFPKTVEPITVASMSVIAKAIRDEISLPLGINVLRNDAIAAYSIAYATKADFIRVNVLSGVAYTDQGIIEGEAHKLARLRKLLPSEIKIFADVHVKHAYHFGDFEEALRDTVERGLADAVIISGKRTGKEVEVEKLKLAKELSSVPVLVGSGTTYKNLPKLWSYADGFIVGTWIKENGDTKKNIDLERARKLVELAEKLRKGT from the coding sequence ATGAACTTTAAAGAAAAACCACTCATCGGGATGGTTCATCTCAAGCCTTTGCCCGGATCATATCTCTACCAAAATGATCTTGACGAAGTCATTAACCATGCACTAAGAGAAGCAAAAAAATTAGAAAGAGCGGGATTTGATGCAGTAATGATTGAGAACTTTAACGATGTACCTTTTCCGAAAACTGTTGAGCCTATAACTGTTGCCTCTATGAGCGTCATCGCAAAAGCAATAAGAGATGAAATCTCCCTCCCACTTGGCATAAATGTCCTAAGAAATGATGCCATAGCGGCTTATTCTATAGCATATGCCACAAAGGCGGATTTTATTAGAGTGAATGTCCTAAGCGGAGTTGCATATACCGACCAGGGAATAATCGAGGGAGAAGCTCATAAACTCGCAAGACTCAGAAAACTCCTCCCTTCAGAGATCAAGATTTTTGCAGACGTTCACGTTAAGCATGCTTACCATTTCGGAGATTTTGAGGAGGCTTTGAGGGATACTGTTGAAAGAGGATTGGCAGATGCCGTGATAATCAGCGGAAAAAGAACGGGCAAGGAAGTAGAAGTGGAGAAGCTAAAACTTGCCAAAGAACTTTCAAGTGTTCCTGTTTTGGTTGGCTCTGGGACAACTTATAAGAATTTACCAAAGCTGTGGAGCTATGCAGATGGGTTTATTGTCGGGACATGGATCAAAGAAAACGGAGACACAAAGAAGAACATCGACCTAGAAAGGGCGAGAAAGCTGGTGGAGCTGGCAGAAAAACTCCGAAAAGGCACATAG